The proteins below are encoded in one region of Candidatus Eremiobacterota bacterium:
- a CDS encoding 3'-5' exonuclease, producing the protein MQFETALNSEQWDAVRNTEGPVLVLAGAGSGKTRVLMYKIAYLVDQGLASPPEILAVTFTNKAAGEMKARIAKLIPGTWFPYVGTFHSFCARLLRTSGGGIIDPQFVIYDDSDRKAVLKECLRELSVDEKITTPEKTGHLISKLKNDLVTPQAYASRAISFDARLACQLYELYEKKMRSYCALDFDDLIMKSVELLRADEALRDEYRKKFRYILVDEYQDINYAQYMLVLELCAFYRNITVVGDDDQSIYRFRGADMSILLRFEEDFPEAVMVKLEQNYRSTRTILEAANHLMTYNKTRKEKKLWTESGEGTPILFHRASDGRAEARFVLSKIRELMKSNSYRYKDFVIIYRTNAQSRLFEEVFIQEGIPYNLVGSLKFYERKEIKDLLAYLRLVVNINDNISFKRIINVPPRGIGDVTLKKIEDKARERAVSLFEGAHLIATEGEGSSKSREALKRFVEVMLEATAKAASEPASALVDFIISETLYRSFLLQAGKAEGIAREENINEFINVVKEFESISEKGSLADFLSQVSLTSDIDMWNEEEGKVNLMTFHLTKGLEFPVVFITGLEEKLVPHVMSLNDRKDLEEERRLCYVGITRARERLFLSHAQVRLNRGLSEDRIPSRFLKELPSHVILAAEKEYPAPGEAAFADIHRSRLRARARAEALSDSPADDATPLEKGDAVKHEVFGTGRVLEVKRDVIRVDFIGRGIKSIVRPFLKKIADDAPIGGNTSVGKGDRVVHAVWGKGVVCSREQSGGVLVIFPSVGSKLVRTAELSRMPQNVTEGGKP; encoded by the coding sequence ATGCAATTTGAGACAGCCCTCAACAGTGAGCAGTGGGACGCCGTGCGCAACACTGAAGGCCCCGTGCTTGTTCTGGCAGGTGCGGGAAGCGGGAAGACCCGCGTGCTGATGTATAAGATTGCCTATCTTGTGGACCAGGGCTTGGCCTCGCCCCCGGAGATACTTGCCGTGACCTTCACCAACAAGGCCGCCGGCGAGATGAAGGCCAGGATAGCGAAGCTCATTCCCGGCACCTGGTTTCCCTATGTGGGCACCTTTCATTCATTCTGCGCCAGGCTCCTGCGGACATCGGGCGGCGGGATCATTGACCCGCAGTTCGTGATTTATGACGACAGCGACAGGAAAGCAGTACTGAAGGAATGCCTCAGGGAGCTCTCAGTCGATGAAAAGATTACGACACCGGAAAAGACAGGTCACCTCATCTCGAAGCTCAAGAACGACCTTGTAACCCCCCAGGCCTACGCCTCACGGGCCATAAGCTTTGATGCCCGCCTGGCATGCCAGCTCTACGAGCTCTATGAAAAGAAGATGCGCTCTTATTGCGCTCTGGATTTTGATGACCTCATCATGAAATCCGTGGAGCTTCTCCGTGCAGACGAGGCGCTCCGTGATGAGTACAGGAAGAAATTCCGCTATATTCTTGTCGATGAATACCAGGATATAAACTACGCGCAGTATATGCTCGTCCTCGAGCTCTGCGCCTTTTACCGGAACATCACCGTCGTCGGCGATGATGACCAGAGCATCTACCGATTCCGCGGCGCCGACATGTCCATACTTCTGAGGTTCGAGGAGGACTTCCCCGAAGCCGTCATGGTGAAGCTCGAGCAGAATTACCGCTCCACGAGAACCATCCTCGAGGCGGCCAACCACCTGATGACCTATAACAAGACAAGGAAGGAAAAGAAGCTCTGGACAGAATCGGGCGAGGGAACGCCCATACTCTTTCACAGGGCTTCCGACGGGAGGGCCGAAGCCCGCTTTGTCCTGTCAAAAATTAGGGAGCTGATGAAATCAAATTCATACCGCTACAAGGATTTTGTCATCATCTACAGGACAAATGCCCAGTCGCGCCTCTTTGAAGAGGTCTTCATCCAGGAGGGGATCCCGTACAATCTGGTGGGAAGCCTCAAGTTCTACGAGCGCAAGGAAATCAAGGATCTCCTCGCGTACCTCAGGCTTGTCGTGAACATTAATGACAACATCTCCTTCAAGCGCATCATCAACGTGCCGCCCCGGGGGATAGGCGACGTGACGCTGAAAAAGATTGAGGACAAGGCCCGCGAGAGGGCCGTGAGCCTCTTCGAGGGGGCGCACCTTATTGCTACCGAAGGCGAGGGCTCGTCGAAATCAAGGGAAGCTCTGAAACGCTTCGTGGAAGTCATGCTTGAGGCCACGGCCAAAGCGGCGTCAGAGCCGGCGAGCGCGCTTGTGGATTTCATCATCTCCGAAACTCTCTACCGGTCATTTCTCCTTCAGGCGGGGAAGGCCGAGGGGATTGCCAGGGAGGAGAACATCAACGAGTTCATCAATGTGGTGAAGGAGTTTGAAAGCATATCGGAGAAGGGCAGCCTCGCCGATTTTCTCTCCCAGGTCTCTCTCACTTCCGACATTGACATGTGGAACGAGGAGGAGGGGAAAGTGAACCTGATGACCTTTCACCTCACCAAGGGCCTTGAGTTCCCCGTGGTGTTCATCACGGGCCTCGAGGAGAAGCTGGTGCCCCATGTCATGTCTCTCAATGACAGGAAGGATCTCGAGGAGGAGAGGAGGCTCTGCTACGTGGGCATCACGAGGGCCCGCGAAAGGCTTTTCCTCTCCCATGCCCAGGTGAGGCTCAACAGGGGGCTGAGCGAAGACAGGATTCCCTCGCGCTTCCTCAAAGAGCTCCCTTCCCACGTCATCCTCGCGGCGGAAAAAGAATATCCTGCCCCGGGGGAAGCCGCCTTTGCCGACATCCACAGGAGCAGGCTGAGAGCGCGGGCAAGGGCTGAGGCGCTCTCCGACAGCCCGGCCGATGATGCCACGCCTCTCGAAAAAGGCGATGCCGTCAAGCACGAGGTTTTCGGCACGGGGAGGGTCCTGGAGGTGAAGCGCGATGTCATCAGGGTGGATTTCATCGGCAGGGGCATCAAGAGCATCGTGCGCCCCTTCCTGAAGAAGATTGCCGATGACGCCCCCATTGGCGGCAATACCTCCGTCGGCAAGGGTGACAGGGTTGTCCATGCCGTCTGGGGCAAGGGCGTTGTCTGCTCAAGAGAGCAGTCCGGCGGGGTCCTGGTGATCTTCCCCTCGGTGGGCTCAAAGCTGGTGAGGACGGCAGAGCTCTCCAGGATGCCGCAGAATGTCACGGAGGGAGGGAAACCATGA
- the ligA gene encoding NAD-dependent DNA ligase LigA produces MTAEEIGALRDLIRHHDYLYYVKSSPEISDSEYDRLFRRLQELEEAHPDLLTHDSPTQRVGAGPLESFGIVRHRTPMLSLANAFNEEELRAFDERIRKRLDTAEVEYVAELKLDGLAVSLTYEHGVLTTGATRGDGVQGEDITGNLRTIKKIPLRLAAPNRVPALLEVRGEVFIERREFEKLNGERLAAGESPFANPRNCAAGSLRQLDPRVVAKRKLDIFLYGLDSEIEGIKTHYGALEFIKSLGFPTEPHSEICRNMAEVIDFCTMWKEKRDTIGFDIDGLVFKVNSLVDQRVMGSISRSPRWAIAFKLPSTEVTTKVVAIEVSVGRTGVITPVAVLEPKEVDGSVVSRATLHNEDEVKRKDIRIGDTVWIHKAGQVIPEVISAVASMRTGGEVPFSMPSRCPVCSGDLYRSPDEAATRCINASCPAQVKERIRHYCSRKAMDIEGFGEMIVDQLVDAGLLIDCADLYGLTVERLMPLERMGKVLAAKLVGNVEKSRGRSLERFLFALGIRHVGERGAEVLASHFGEMEGLMKAPLEELTAIPEVGPETAGMISRFFQEKENVDLVERLKRACAFSEPGPGVKRAAPGGPFAGKSFVLTGTLTAMARNDAEKRIKELGGRTSSSVSKKTDFVVAGESPGSKLEKARELGVTVLSEDRFMEMLAGRERDEEITGS; encoded by the coding sequence ATGACGGCAGAAGAGATTGGCGCCCTGAGGGACCTTATCCGCCACCATGATTATCTCTACTATGTGAAGAGCTCGCCTGAAATCTCAGACTCCGAGTACGACAGGCTTTTCAGAAGGCTCCAGGAGCTTGAGGAGGCTCATCCCGACCTCCTGACCCACGACTCGCCGACACAGAGGGTGGGGGCAGGCCCCCTGGAGAGCTTCGGAATCGTGAGGCACAGGACTCCCATGCTGAGCCTCGCCAACGCCTTCAACGAGGAGGAGCTGCGGGCCTTTGACGAGAGGATCAGGAAAAGGCTGGATACCGCCGAGGTGGAGTACGTGGCGGAGCTCAAGCTTGACGGGCTGGCGGTGAGCCTCACCTACGAGCATGGCGTGCTCACCACGGGAGCCACCAGGGGTGACGGCGTACAGGGTGAGGACATCACGGGAAACCTCAGGACCATCAAGAAAATCCCCCTGCGCCTTGCGGCTCCTAACAGAGTGCCGGCCCTTCTGGAGGTGAGGGGCGAGGTCTTCATCGAGAGAAGGGAGTTTGAGAAGCTCAACGGGGAAAGGCTCGCCGCAGGCGAGTCCCCCTTTGCCAACCCCAGGAACTGCGCCGCCGGGTCCCTCAGGCAGCTTGATCCCCGCGTCGTGGCAAAAAGAAAGCTGGACATCTTCCTTTACGGCCTTGACTCTGAGATTGAGGGGATCAAGACCCATTACGGGGCCCTGGAGTTCATAAAGTCCCTGGGATTCCCCACGGAGCCCCACTCGGAGATCTGCCGGAACATGGCGGAAGTCATCGATTTCTGCACCATGTGGAAGGAAAAGCGCGATACCATAGGATTCGATATAGACGGCCTGGTGTTCAAGGTGAACAGCCTCGTGGATCAGCGTGTAATGGGCTCCATTTCAAGGTCGCCGCGGTGGGCGATTGCCTTCAAGCTCCCCTCGACGGAGGTTACCACGAAGGTCGTGGCTATCGAGGTGAGCGTCGGGAGGACCGGTGTCATCACTCCTGTGGCAGTGCTTGAGCCCAAGGAAGTGGACGGATCCGTGGTGAGCAGGGCAACGCTCCACAACGAGGACGAGGTGAAAAGGAAGGACATCAGGATCGGCGATACGGTGTGGATTCACAAGGCAGGCCAGGTGATCCCCGAGGTGATCTCCGCAGTGGCATCCATGCGGACCGGCGGGGAAGTCCCGTTCTCAATGCCGTCCCGCTGCCCCGTCTGCAGCGGCGATCTCTACAGGTCCCCCGACGAGGCGGCAACGCGGTGCATCAATGCCTCGTGCCCTGCTCAGGTAAAAGAGAGGATCCGGCACTACTGCTCCAGGAAGGCCATGGACATCGAGGGATTCGGGGAGATGATCGTGGATCAGCTTGTTGATGCGGGACTTCTCATAGACTGCGCTGATCTTTACGGGCTTACCGTTGAGAGGCTCATGCCCCTCGAGAGGATGGGGAAAGTTCTTGCCGCAAAGCTGGTGGGAAACGTGGAAAAAAGCAGGGGCAGATCCCTGGAGCGCTTCCTCTTCGCGCTGGGCATACGCCACGTGGGGGAGCGGGGCGCCGAGGTGCTCGCCTCCCATTTCGGCGAAATGGAGGGGCTCATGAAGGCCCCGCTGGAGGAATTGACGGCCATTCCCGAGGTCGGCCCCGAAACGGCAGGGATGATATCCCGGTTCTTCCAGGAGAAGGAGAACGTGGATCTCGTGGAGAGGCTGAAGCGGGCCTGCGCCTTCTCGGAGCCGGGGCCCGGGGTGAAGAGGGCCGCTCCCGGAGGGCCTTTCGCGGGGAAATCCTTCGTGCTTACCGGGACCCTCACGGCCATGGCACGCAATGACGCCGAGAAAAGGATAAAGGAGCTTGGAGGCAGGACTTCCTCGTCGGTGTCAAAGAAGACCGATTTCGTCGTGGCAGGGGAGAGCCCCGGCTCAAAGCTGGAGAAGGCCAGGGAGCTGGGAGTGACGGTCCTCTCCGAGGACCGGTTTATGGAAATGCTTGCAGGACGGGAGAGAGATGAAGAAATCACAGGGTCATGA
- a CDS encoding replication-associated recombination protein A, whose translation MKKSQGHDLFDYRMRKDLANTAPLATRMRPQRLEEFIGQEPVVGEGSVLRRSIREDSVASMILWGPPGSGKTTLARIIARESRSHFFPLSAVSAGVADLRAVIQKARDLRSMEGKRSILFIDEIHRFNKAQQDAVLPFVENGLVTLIGATTENPSFEVNSALLSRCRVYRLKALEEEHLSLIIGRALENMETGMARHNPRIDEKAMSFLITRAHGDARIALNTLELAVMAAAPDDGGGRRVTLELMEDALQHRATLYDKKGEQHYDLISALHKSMRNSDPDAAIYWLGRMIEGGEDPLYIARRLVRFASEDVGLADPGALLQAVAAYQAVHFVGLPEADVALAQAAVYLSLTQKSNALYRAMLQVKDDIRNKPEYPVPMAIRNAVTGLMKAHGYGEGYRYAHDFEERITDMACLPEALEGRRYFTPSSSGWEEEASRRLIEIKKGIKKRKSPKAQKSLKEAQNACPGADH comes from the coding sequence ATGAAGAAATCACAGGGTCATGACCTTTTTGACTACCGGATGAGAAAGGATCTTGCAAATACCGCTCCTCTGGCGACGCGGATGAGACCCCAGCGCCTTGAGGAGTTCATCGGCCAGGAGCCTGTCGTGGGAGAGGGGAGCGTGCTTCGCCGCTCCATACGCGAAGACTCGGTGGCATCGATGATACTATGGGGCCCCCCGGGCTCGGGGAAGACCACCCTGGCCAGGATCATCGCGAGGGAGAGCAGGTCCCACTTTTTTCCGCTGAGCGCCGTTTCGGCCGGCGTGGCCGACCTCCGTGCCGTCATCCAGAAGGCCAGGGACCTGAGGAGCATGGAAGGGAAGAGGAGCATCCTCTTCATCGACGAGATTCACAGGTTCAACAAGGCTCAGCAGGATGCAGTCCTCCCCTTCGTGGAAAACGGCCTGGTGACTCTCATCGGCGCCACGACGGAAAATCCCTCCTTTGAGGTGAACTCGGCCCTTCTCTCGCGCTGCAGGGTCTACCGCCTCAAGGCCCTTGAGGAGGAGCACCTTTCCCTTATTATCGGCAGGGCTCTTGAAAACATGGAAACGGGTATGGCCCGCCATAATCCCCGCATAGATGAAAAGGCAATGAGCTTCCTAATCACGAGGGCCCATGGCGACGCCAGGATAGCCCTCAACACCCTTGAGCTTGCAGTGATGGCTGCTGCGCCCGATGACGGGGGGGGAAGAAGGGTCACGCTGGAACTGATGGAAGACGCCCTCCAGCACAGGGCTACCCTTTACGACAAGAAGGGCGAGCAGCATTATGACCTGATCTCGGCCCTTCACAAGAGCATGCGGAATTCCGATCCAGATGCCGCCATCTACTGGCTGGGGAGGATGATTGAAGGCGGCGAGGACCCGCTTTACATAGCGAGGCGCCTCGTAAGGTTCGCCTCCGAAGACGTGGGGCTTGCAGACCCCGGGGCGCTGCTGCAGGCGGTGGCAGCCTACCAGGCGGTCCATTTTGTGGGGCTCCCCGAAGCCGACGTGGCCCTCGCGCAGGCGGCAGTCTACCTCTCTCTTACCCAGAAAAGCAATGCTCTTTACCGCGCGATGCTCCAGGTGAAGGATGATATCAGGAACAAGCCCGAGTACCCTGTCCCCATGGCCATCAGGAACGCCGTCACGGGCCTTATGAAAGCCCATGGCTATGGAGAGGGATACCGCTATGCCCACGATTTTGAAGAGCGAATCACCGACATGGCGTGCCTTCCCGAAGCACTTGAAGGCAGAAGATATTTTACTCCCTCTTCTTCAGGCTGGGAGGAGGAAGCCTCCCGGAGGCTTATTGAAATAAAGAAAGGCATCAAGAAGAGAAAATCACCAAAAGCCCAAAAATCTCTCAAGGAGGCACAGAATGCTTGTCCCGGGGCAGATCATTGA
- a CDS encoding protein kinase has product MLVPGQIIEAGGKKLRIVQHLGGKRNVTYKVTLQDGDTPYILRVIKRPGEAELKNLRESGKAEALEAFFEESDDLRGRYGHYSDEAALEIYRAALQGQVALEAQVLKEYRHPAMAEILQSSHDREAYYLLLNYIEGESFETIVEASGGESPPIPEEKALEWMNDIASVLRFFHSQTEEKILYNNLTPLNIIVDTKGKARLVDLQNIRIYDAGRNCTEDWQDVLLIDTPSPFIPVEGYKNPQSEIYAFGAVFYYLLTGIFLQDAHERLSHDQARPLREVSPGYSEKLELILTLCLELSPTHRFNSFESIIMALEMADFGALKVESEGGRLRTLSLGRIGRHDEKNAEILIKKPIPKDPLSIAVLSFKYQWRLKPEAEEPRVVLSDSRLHEDHLSASIVITSCDLPVGRYEGVATLETNWGKAEIPLALSCSQRSAFAPFIAGGSIAVLFITGLLLLRKAPSDIYDKTYLKWSNAGWMALKIKSPDLVAPRVDIDNTTQWEEYQKPAGLTIRPGAARLQISGTPKESSPKRTGWISSFFFPPMTGTTASVTLEAKEGEKDFTAGMMLLSSDRMAVCIEHEMPDSYRIGLMEGKKWEYKTFDAAAKMPRSRPRLEIQLSNADEYARCLVNGKELGEFTNVQIRDLALLLYVIPRGSGSPVEVTFGDLRVKFGAAVQKTPPFTLRTLGKISLRSKYLPGSKLIVNTYPNEEVEVLEVEREWSKVRLVQASHLEGWAKSSELQSILPKELKLE; this is encoded by the coding sequence ATGCTTGTCCCGGGGCAGATCATTGAAGCAGGCGGAAAGAAGCTGCGCATCGTGCAGCACCTGGGGGGAAAGAGAAACGTCACCTACAAGGTGACTCTGCAGGATGGAGATACCCCTTACATCCTGAGGGTGATAAAGAGGCCCGGCGAGGCTGAGCTGAAAAACCTCAGGGAGAGCGGCAAGGCCGAAGCTCTTGAAGCCTTTTTCGAAGAGAGCGATGATCTCAGGGGCAGATACGGCCATTACTCCGATGAGGCCGCCCTGGAGATATACAGGGCGGCGCTCCAGGGGCAGGTAGCACTGGAAGCACAGGTCCTGAAGGAGTACAGGCACCCTGCTATGGCGGAGATCCTCCAGTCGAGCCATGACCGGGAGGCTTACTACCTCCTTCTCAATTATATAGAGGGCGAGAGCTTTGAAACCATCGTGGAGGCAAGCGGCGGGGAGAGCCCTCCCATCCCTGAGGAGAAAGCCCTTGAATGGATGAATGACATTGCCTCGGTGCTCCGCTTTTTCCACTCCCAGACCGAGGAGAAGATTCTCTACAACAACCTTACCCCCCTCAATATCATCGTGGATACGAAAGGGAAGGCGCGCCTCGTCGATCTCCAGAACATAAGGATTTACGATGCCGGGCGGAACTGCACGGAGGACTGGCAGGATGTCCTCCTTATTGACACACCGTCGCCTTTCATCCCTGTAGAGGGCTACAAGAACCCCCAGTCAGAGATATATGCCTTCGGCGCCGTGTTTTATTACCTCCTCACGGGGATATTTCTCCAGGATGCCCATGAGAGGCTCTCCCATGACCAGGCGAGGCCTCTCAGGGAGGTCTCACCCGGCTATTCCGAGAAGCTGGAGCTGATCCTGACCCTCTGCCTCGAGCTCTCGCCGACGCACCGCTTCAATTCCTTTGAGAGCATCATCATGGCTCTGGAAATGGCCGATTTCGGAGCGCTGAAGGTCGAGTCGGAAGGGGGGCGCCTCAGGACCCTGTCCCTGGGGAGAATCGGCAGGCACGACGAGAAGAATGCCGAGATCCTTATAAAAAAGCCTATTCCCAAGGATCCTCTCTCCATCGCGGTTCTTTCCTTCAAATATCAGTGGAGGCTGAAACCTGAAGCGGAAGAGCCCCGCGTGGTGCTCTCCGATTCCCGTCTCCATGAGGACCACCTCTCCGCCTCGATTGTCATCACGTCGTGCGATCTTCCGGTAGGGCGCTATGAAGGGGTGGCCACTTTAGAGACGAACTGGGGCAAGGCGGAGATCCCTCTTGCCCTCAGCTGCTCGCAGCGAAGCGCTTTCGCCCCCTTTATCGCCGGAGGATCGATTGCCGTGCTCTTTATCACAGGGCTTCTCCTGCTCAGGAAAGCTCCTTCCGACATTTACGACAAGACCTATCTCAAGTGGAGCAATGCCGGCTGGATGGCCCTGAAGATAAAGTCCCCTGACCTGGTGGCACCGAGAGTCGATATTGACAATACCACCCAGTGGGAGGAATACCAGAAGCCCGCCGGCCTCACCATCAGGCCGGGAGCCGCAAGGCTCCAGATTTCAGGAACGCCGAAAGAGAGCAGCCCCAAAAGGACAGGCTGGATCTCGAGCTTCTTCTTCCCGCCCATGACGGGCACCACCGCCAGCGTCACCCTGGAGGCAAAGGAGGGAGAAAAGGATTTCACGGCGGGGATGATGCTTTTATCGAGCGACAGGATGGCGGTCTGTATCGAGCACGAGATGCCGGACAGTTACAGGATTGGCCTCATGGAAGGAAAGAAATGGGAGTACAAGACCTTTGACGCCGCTGCAAAAATGCCCCGTTCAAGGCCGAGGCTTGAAATTCAGCTCAGTAATGCCGACGAGTATGCGAGATGCCTTGTGAACGGCAAGGAACTGGGGGAGTTCACCAACGTGCAGATAAGGGACCTGGCCCTTTTGCTTTATGTGATTCCCCGGGGGAGCGGATCTCCCGTAGAGGTCACCTTCGGCGATCTCCGCGTGAAATTCGGCGCCGCCGTCCAGAAGACCCCCCCCTTCACGTTGAGAACGCTGGGGAAGATAAGCCTGCGCTCAAAATATCTCCCGGGGTCGAAGCTGATAGTCAATACCTACCCCAACGAAGAGGTTGAGGTGCTGGAGGTAGAGAGAGAATGGAGCAAGGTGCGCCTTGTGCAGGCAAGTCATCTGGAGGGGTGGGCGAAGAGCAGCGAGCTCCAGTCAATTCTGCCCAAGGAACTCAAGCTTGAGTGA
- the tatC gene encoding twin-arginine translocase subunit TatC, with translation MTDEKKMTLVGHLEELRLRIVYSIAVWILCTIGAYFLTPPVLSYLTGMLHTKLVFINPAEAFMAYFKVALTLGLFAALPVILHQTLLFIVPGLEPHEKKWVLLLVPMAVLLFFAGLAFACLVLIPATLGFFLSFQTESLTPMITIGGFVSFVTTLVIMSGLIFQMPLVILFLGLIGIVNSRFLREKRRYAVFAIFVIAAIATPTPDAFTMTIVALPMVALYEISLLLVWIIERKKRPSVTQA, from the coding sequence ATGACCGATGAGAAAAAAATGACCCTTGTGGGTCATCTTGAGGAGCTGAGGCTCCGGATCGTCTATTCTATTGCCGTATGGATACTCTGCACCATAGGAGCCTATTTTCTTACTCCCCCGGTCCTCTCATATCTCACGGGGATGCTCCATACCAAGCTGGTCTTCATCAACCCTGCCGAGGCATTCATGGCCTATTTCAAGGTCGCCCTGACCCTGGGGCTCTTTGCCGCTCTCCCCGTCATCCTTCACCAGACTCTTCTCTTCATAGTCCCGGGGCTTGAGCCCCATGAAAAAAAATGGGTCCTCCTCCTTGTGCCTATGGCGGTGCTCCTCTTTTTCGCCGGCCTTGCCTTTGCCTGCCTTGTGCTCATCCCTGCCACCCTTGGCTTCTTCCTGAGCTTCCAGACCGAAAGCCTCACCCCCATGATTACCATAGGCGGCTTTGTCTCCTTTGTCACCACCCTTGTCATCATGAGCGGCCTCATATTCCAGATGCCGCTCGTAATACTTTTTCTCGGGCTCATAGGGATAGTGAACAGCAGGTTCCTGAGGGAGAAGAGAAGATATGCCGTATTCGCCATTTTCGTGATAGCCGCCATTGCCACGCCCACACCCGATGCTTTCACCATGACTATCGTGGCCCTGCCTATGGTGGCCCTCTATGAAATAAGCCTGCTGCTGGTGTGGATCATCGAGAGAAAAAAGCGCCCTTCTGTCACTCAAGCTTGA
- the sppA gene encoding signal peptide peptidase SppA produces the protein MDDFAKEENISMPDTPSPRPAAPPPQKRGVSFWILALLSVVLILSVIANLVLMVLLGVCAGMAGGITTDEDKPGYNESFVMGDDQSKNKVLEIAINGVIFEDEESFRSRDNIVVRVRSELKAAKKDKEIKALLVTVDSPGGGITASDVLWSEIKNYREKEKIPVIAYCKDVTASGGYYVASMADYIMAHETSLVGNIGVIAEFINVKGLCQKIGIDMNVIKSETFEGKESVKDIGNPFREMKPAERKLLQNIINEMWDNFVDVVAEGRKGKLTRKDVEKLADGTIYSGKGALEKKLIDGLGYKEDAFEKAKELAKLKDAKLVKYKSRLSPLQELLFSRMNEPASLRLVPDLKETLRGQSPQLLYLWTME, from the coding sequence ATGGACGATTTTGCAAAGGAAGAGAACATATCGATGCCCGACACGCCTTCCCCCAGGCCTGCCGCACCTCCTCCCCAGAAACGCGGAGTCTCATTCTGGATCCTTGCCCTGCTCTCCGTGGTGCTTATCCTGAGCGTCATCGCGAACCTCGTGCTTATGGTGCTTCTGGGAGTCTGCGCAGGAATGGCGGGAGGTATCACTACCGACGAGGATAAGCCTGGCTATAACGAGTCATTCGTGATGGGCGACGACCAGAGCAAGAACAAGGTCCTGGAAATTGCCATCAACGGAGTGATTTTTGAAGATGAGGAGAGCTTCCGGTCAAGGGACAATATCGTGGTCCGCGTCAGGAGCGAGCTTAAGGCAGCAAAGAAGGACAAGGAAATCAAGGCCCTTCTTGTCACGGTGGACAGCCCCGGCGGCGGCATCACCGCCAGCGACGTGCTCTGGAGCGAGATAAAGAACTACAGGGAGAAGGAAAAAATCCCCGTAATTGCCTACTGCAAGGATGTTACCGCTTCAGGCGGCTATTACGTAGCCTCGATGGCCGATTATATCATGGCCCACGAGACCTCACTCGTGGGAAATATCGGCGTGATAGCGGAGTTCATAAACGTGAAAGGCCTCTGCCAGAAAATCGGGATCGATATGAATGTCATCAAGAGCGAGACCTTTGAAGGCAAGGAGAGCGTCAAGGATATCGGCAATCCCTTCAGGGAGATGAAACCTGCCGAGAGGAAGCTCCTCCAGAACATCATCAACGAGATGTGGGACAACTTTGTCGATGTCGTCGCCGAGGGAAGAAAGGGCAAGCTTACAAGAAAAGACGTGGAGAAGCTGGCCGACGGCACCATCTACTCGGGGAAGGGAGCCCTGGAGAAGAAGCTCATCGACGGCCTCGGTTACAAGGAAGACGCCTTTGAGAAGGCCAAAGAGCTTGCCAAGCTCAAGGATGCAAAGCTTGTAAAATACAAGTCAAGGCTCTCCCCCCTCCAGGAGCTGCTTTTCTCCAGGATGAACGAGCCGGCTTCCCTCAGGCTGGTGCCTGACCTTAAAGAGACTCTCAGGGGCCAGTCGCCGCAGCTGCTCTACCTCTGGACCATGGAATGA